One region of Erwinia tracheiphila genomic DNA includes:
- a CDS encoding acyl carrier protein, whose amino-acid sequence MDTTHDKQRAFLALCKMIQLVNGRPADQIGIQESLVMDLEMDSVELIDLLIKLEEYGVKIDESEITSTLTVEHLTQRLMFSGQCAGHVL is encoded by the coding sequence ATGGATACTACGCATGACAAACAACGGGCTTTTTTAGCATTGTGTAAAATGATCCAGCTTGTTAACGGACGGCCAGCGGACCAGATTGGCATACAGGAAAGTCTGGTAATGGATTTAGAAATGGACTCCGTCGAGCTTATCGATCTACTGATAAAGCTTGAGGAATATGGCGTGAAGATCGATGAATCTGAAATTACCAGCACATTAACCGTTGAGCATCTTACGCAGCGATTAATGTTTTCGGGTCAATGCGCCGGACACGTTCTTTAA
- the sicA gene encoding type III secretion system translocator chaperone SicA yields MVKERDKSTHEEDEEISQKLSEEYSDALLDAIQNGASLKDVQGITDQTMQGVYSLAYDFYSHGKLNDAESLFRFLCVYDFHNPEYAMGLAAVYQLKKNYHKAIDFYALAYSQAKDDYRPMFYAGQCNLMLRRGVQAKRCFEIVANRCDDAFLKKKAEVYLSELQEINIKGDEDTPGDD; encoded by the coding sequence ATGGTAAAAGAAAGAGATAAAAGTACCCATGAGGAAGATGAAGAAATATCGCAGAAGTTAAGTGAGGAATATTCGGACGCATTGCTTGATGCCATTCAAAATGGTGCCTCCTTAAAAGATGTGCAAGGCATCACTGACCAGACTATGCAGGGTGTTTATAGCCTGGCATATGATTTTTATAGCCATGGTAAACTAAATGATGCTGAATCTCTTTTCCGTTTTCTGTGTGTTTATGATTTTCACAACCCTGAATATGCAATGGGGCTGGCGGCAGTTTATCAGTTAAAAAAGAATTATCATAAGGCGATTGATTTTTATGCGCTCGCCTATTCTCAGGCAAAAGATGACTATCGACCCATGTTTTATGCAGGCCAATGTAATTTGATGCTACGCCGTGGAGTACAGGCTAAGAGATGTTTCGAGATTGTTGCCAATAGATGTGACGATGCCTTTTTAAAGAAAAAAGCGGAAGTTTATCTCTCAGAGCTTCAGGAAATAAATATAAAGGGTGATGAGGATACTCCAGGGGACGATTAA
- a CDS encoding IS4 family transposase has product MELSQALGIINAATPERARSLADLIPPELIQQALTLTDTVTLRKRKLSLESMIWLVVGMSIFCDRPMTEIVNLMDITDRTGAPFTARSAVIQRRKTLGENAVRELFDITQQHWNQQAAHPKWHGLNLFAVDGVVWRTADTPENRAVFSKHSSQYGEGGYPQVRMVCLMELSSHLIAASAFDSEKVSEMRLAEHLTEKTPNNSITLFDKGFYSMGLLHHWQTAGEHRHWLLPLKKHVQYQVVRRLGRGDELICLKTSPRARKQWPGVPEEMVARLLTRRVDGKERQVLTSLTDPNRYPGKDISELYRHRWETELGYREAKQGMLDSRWTLRSRLPELVRQELWGVLLAYNLVRYQMVQMAFHLKGDYLPYQLSFSGAISEIIRMLITLPWASPGKMPGELRTLYEQAKWLVLPGRRERSYPRELRVKSRKYPDKKVAGHLK; this is encoded by the coding sequence ATGGAACTTTCCCAGGCCCTCGGCATCATCAATGCCGCCACTCCTGAGCGCGCCCGTAGTCTCGCCGACCTTATTCCTCCCGAGCTTATTCAGCAGGCGCTCACCCTGACCGATACCGTTACTTTGCGTAAACGTAAACTTTCCCTCGAATCCATGATTTGGCTTGTCGTTGGGATGTCCATTTTTTGCGATCGTCCGATGACCGAAATCGTCAATCTGATGGATATTACTGACCGGACCGGAGCTCCTTTTACCGCACGCAGCGCTGTCATTCAGCGCCGTAAGACTCTGGGTGAAAATGCAGTGCGGGAGCTTTTTGATATCACACAGCAGCACTGGAATCAGCAGGCTGCACATCCAAAATGGCACGGTCTGAATCTGTTTGCTGTCGACGGCGTGGTCTGGCGTACCGCCGATACGCCGGAAAACAGAGCCGTCTTCAGTAAACACAGCAGCCAGTACGGCGAAGGCGGCTATCCTCAGGTGCGAATGGTTTGTCTGATGGAGCTGAGCAGCCATCTGATCGCCGCCAGTGCATTCGACAGTGAAAAAGTCAGTGAAATGCGGCTGGCTGAGCACCTGACGGAGAAAACCCCGAATAACAGTATCACCCTGTTCGATAAGGGATTTTATTCGATGGGTCTGCTTCATCACTGGCAGACAGCAGGAGAACACCGTCACTGGTTGTTGCCGTTGAAAAAACACGTACAGTATCAGGTGGTTCGCCGTTTGGGGCGTGGAGATGAACTGATATGCCTGAAAACCAGTCCACGAGCCAGGAAGCAATGGCCAGGGGTCCCGGAAGAAATGGTGGCAAGACTGCTGACCCGCAGGGTAGACGGTAAAGAGAGGCAGGTGCTGACGTCACTGACAGACCCGAATCGCTATCCGGGTAAAGATATCAGCGAGCTATATCGCCACCGCTGGGAAACAGAACTGGGCTACCGGGAAGCAAAGCAGGGTATGCTGGACAGCCGGTGGACATTACGCAGTCGCCTGCCGGAGCTGGTGAGACAGGAGCTATGGGGGGTACTGCTGGCTTATAACCTGGTGCGATATCAGATGGTGCAGATGGCGTTCCATCTGAAAGGAGATTACCTGCCTTACCAGCTGAGCTTCAGTGGAGCGATAAGCGAAATAATCCGGATGCTGATAACCCTGCCCTGGGCTTCGCCGGGAAAAATGCCGGGAGAACTGAGAACCCTGTATGAACAGGCGAAATGGCTTGTGTTACCGGGTAGAAGAGAGCGAAGTTACCCGAGAGAGTTGAGGGTAAAGAGCAGGAAATATCCGGATAAAAAGGTTGCTGGTCACCTTAAGTGA
- a CDS encoding efflux RND transporter periplasmic adaptor subunit: MSTKSHALNGLLLAAMLILSISSPAAPSPAVSVVALTQKNVAQPTRYLGRIEPLRAVDVASRTEGVVAKRCFRDGETVKAG; this comes from the coding sequence ATGTCTACTAAATCTCACGCTCTGAACGGTCTGCTGCTGGCGGCAATGTTAATTCTCAGTATTTCGTCACCGGCAGCCCCGTCACCGGCTGTTTCAGTGGTCGCACTGACGCAAAAGAATGTTGCCCAGCCTACCCGATATCTGGGGCGAATCGAACCTTTACGCGCGGTGGATGTTGCCTCACGTACGGAAGGCGTGGTGGCGAAGCGTTGCTTCAGAGACGGTGAAACGGTTAAAGCGGGTTAG
- the mntP gene encoding manganese efflux pump MntP, producing MNLYATLILAFGMSMDAFAAAIGKGASLHRPGLKEALRTGLIFGVIEALTPLIGWAIGLAASHYVMTWDHWIAFTLLFVLGARMIMEGLRKKDVPEQALQRHGFWLLAATAVATSLDAMAVGVGLAFLQVNIVITALAIGTSTMMMASAGILLGRFLGPVMGKWAEIFGGVVLIGIGSSILIEHLC from the coding sequence ATGAATCTGTACGCAACTCTAATTTTGGCGTTTGGCATGTCGATGGATGCTTTTGCTGCGGCAATTGGTAAGGGTGCCAGTTTGCATCGTCCCGGCCTGAAAGAAGCGCTCCGCACCGGATTGATTTTTGGTGTGATCGAAGCATTGACGCCGCTGATCGGCTGGGCGATTGGTCTGGCGGCAAGCCATTATGTGATGACCTGGGACCACTGGATTGCATTTACACTGCTTTTTGTGTTGGGCGCACGGATGATTATGGAAGGGCTGCGTAAGAAAGATGTGCCAGAGCAAGCGCTACAACGACATGGTTTTTGGCTGCTTGCCGCGACTGCGGTGGCAACCAGCCTGGATGCGATGGCGGTGGGCGTCGGGCTGGCTTTTTTACAGGTGAATATTGTCATAACGGCGTTGGCAATTGGCACATCCACCATGATGATGGCTTCTGCGGGTATTCTGCTGGGGCGTTTCCTTGGGCCAGTCATGGGCAAATGGGCTGAAATATTTGGCGGTGTGGTCCTGATTGGTATTGGCAGCAGCATTTTGATCGAACATTTGTGCTGA
- a CDS encoding MFS transporter: protein MQSYIAPPPDAGHDATPVNSRGKVLVASLVGTAIEFFDFYIYATAAVIVFPHIFFPQGDATVATLQSLVTFAIAFIARPIGSALFGHFGDRASRKVTLVASLLTMGISTVVIGLLPGYQSIGVFAPLLLALARFGQGLGLGGEWGGAALLATENAPARKRALYGSFPQLGAPIGFFFANGTFLLLSWLLSENQFMQWGWRAPFILSAVLVLIGLYVRVTLNESPVFAKVQKEKKQVKVPMGVLLSRHLKATVLGTFIMLATYTLFYIMTVYSMSYGTAPIPNGLGFPRNTMLWMLMMAVTGFGVMVPISGLLADRYGRRKTMIVITLMIIAFALIFPVMLGSGNQPLVMAFLLSGLSIMGLTFGPMGALLPELFPTEVRYTGASFSYNLSSILGASVAPYIATWLTHAYGLFWVGIYLATMACLTLFALIACKETRHQSLYD, encoded by the coding sequence ATGCAATCTTATATCGCTCCCCCTCCCGATGCCGGACATGACGCAACGCCCGTAAATTCACGAGGTAAAGTGCTCGTTGCTTCGCTGGTCGGTACGGCTATTGAATTTTTTGATTTCTACATTTACGCCACCGCAGCAGTCATTGTTTTTCCCCATATTTTCTTCCCGCAAGGCGATGCTACCGTTGCAACGCTACAGTCCCTCGTGACGTTCGCCATTGCGTTTATTGCACGCCCCATTGGCTCTGCACTGTTCGGCCACTTTGGCGACCGTGCCAGCCGCAAGGTGACGCTCGTTGCCTCGCTACTGACCATGGGAATTTCCACCGTGGTAATTGGCCTCCTTCCCGGCTATCAGTCAATTGGCGTTTTTGCGCCGCTTCTACTGGCACTGGCACGCTTTGGTCAGGGTTTAGGTCTGGGCGGCGAGTGGGGGGGGGCGGCACTGCTGGCGACCGAAAATGCGCCAGCCAGAAAACGGGCGCTTTACGGCTCTTTCCCTCAGCTGGGCGCACCAATCGGTTTCTTCTTTGCCAACGGCACCTTTCTGCTGCTCTCCTGGCTGTTAAGCGAAAATCAGTTTATGCAGTGGGGCTGGCGCGCGCCGTTTATTCTCTCTGCGGTGCTGGTGCTCATTGGCCTGTATGTCCGCGTCACGCTGAATGAATCACCGGTTTTTGCCAAAGTGCAAAAAGAGAAGAAACAGGTCAAGGTGCCAATGGGTGTCTTGCTCTCCCGGCATCTGAAAGCGACCGTACTCGGCACTTTCATCATGCTGGCGACTTACACGCTTTTCTATATCATGACCGTGTATTCAATGAGTTACGGCACTGCCCCGATCCCAAATGGTCTTGGTTTCCCACGGAACACCATGCTGTGGATGTTGATGATGGCAGTGACAGGTTTTGGCGTGATGGTGCCCATTTCCGGGCTGCTGGCTGATCGCTATGGCCGACGCAAAACGATGATAGTGATTACCCTGATGATTATCGCTTTCGCTTTGATTTTTCCCGTGATGTTGGGTTCCGGCAATCAACCGTTGGTCATGGCGTTCTTGCTGAGTGGTTTAAGTATTATGGGATTGACCTTTGGTCCAATGGGAGCGTTGCTGCCAGAGCTGTTTCCAACCGAAGTGCGTTATACAGGCGCTTCTTTCTCCTACAACCTGTCATCAATTCTCGGAGCCTCGGTGGCGCCTTATATCGCGACCTGGCTCACTCACGCATATGGTCTTTTTTGGGTGGGTATTTATCTGGCGACAATGGCATGCCTGACGCTGTTTGCATTGATTGCCTGTAAAGAAACGCGGCATCAATCGCTTTACGATTGA
- the sctE gene encoding type III secretion system translocon subunit SctE, with product MEIKSKELNWLEQLTVASEEVSNDELKKQSNQAKRIANTAFKNHTHAEAVKDALNVLQPQELLYILKNTQSALVGMGGSVSFEQQDAPQLQKPQPALATARNIGTDTGTSKSSLTANAQFIELIGRVIELNQQGSVQNQIAKLNMFNAIFSGTVTQFNELAEELTSLGQAYANLQDTYDASSEKSTALKNELTNAQNKLKEKQNVLKKLEAQATKYNPVPASLQQQISEAKNAVTVAAAAVTDAEKKYTNYVTGPLNHAEAAMNQAKIALNEAISRSRALLQGLPAQMVNTVEAHRQEQSENNLTLEFLMALMHQLIAQTTNKELSAAAKLKQDLAEASVRSAEKKDIEYKEQVRKAEEMQKTMSCVGKILGWIITTVSFAAAIFTGGASLAIAAVGLALALADEIHQAVTGVSFMQQAMQPILEKVVLPLMNFIAQQISLVLVKVGVDKEIADRVGQIMGAIYAAAAMIAAMVVAGAVVGKVAAVVGRKMMNNIVGQTVKRMMQNISKKLMSSLNNSSTKFAQSLNRVNRAINVMSFANEGISVGLNISTSIMMVDAEKIKAALIKLMTMQEILDKFLENIIDTFSKKIELLNKTFENLTDTLKQQAKTGKFIANRIGIVAV from the coding sequence ATGGAAATTAAAAGCAAAGAATTGAACTGGCTTGAACAGCTTACAGTGGCCTCAGAGGAAGTGAGCAATGATGAGTTAAAAAAGCAGTCCAATCAGGCAAAGCGAATTGCTAATACTGCGTTTAAAAATCACACTCATGCTGAAGCTGTTAAGGATGCGTTGAATGTATTGCAACCCCAGGAGCTGCTGTATATTTTGAAAAACACGCAATCTGCGTTAGTGGGAATGGGAGGCAGTGTTAGTTTTGAGCAGCAGGACGCTCCCCAGCTGCAAAAGCCACAGCCTGCATTGGCTACCGCAAGAAATATCGGCACGGATACAGGCACCAGCAAATCTTCATTAACTGCGAACGCGCAGTTTATTGAACTGATAGGCCGAGTGATTGAGCTTAACCAGCAGGGATCTGTGCAAAATCAGATCGCGAAGCTTAACATGTTTAATGCCATATTTTCAGGAACCGTAACGCAATTCAATGAATTAGCTGAAGAACTCACTAGTTTGGGGCAGGCATATGCTAATTTGCAGGACACCTACGACGCTTCATCGGAAAAATCAACAGCATTAAAAAATGAGTTAACCAATGCGCAAAACAAACTTAAAGAAAAGCAGAATGTGTTAAAAAAGCTGGAAGCACAAGCGACCAAATATAATCCGGTCCCTGCGTCGCTACAACAGCAAATTTCTGAAGCTAAAAATGCGGTTACCGTGGCGGCGGCGGCGGTCACTGATGCAGAGAAAAAATATACTAATTATGTGACAGGTCCATTAAACCATGCTGAAGCCGCCATGAACCAGGCCAAAATAGCACTCAATGAGGCTATCAGTCGCTCACGGGCTTTACTTCAGGGGCTGCCAGCTCAGATGGTAAATACGGTTGAGGCGCATCGTCAGGAACAAAGTGAAAATAATCTTACACTGGAGTTTCTTATGGCATTAATGCATCAACTCATTGCACAAACGACAAATAAAGAATTGAGTGCGGCAGCAAAACTTAAGCAGGATCTGGCTGAAGCCTCAGTAAGAAGTGCTGAAAAGAAAGATATTGAATATAAAGAGCAGGTACGCAAAGCGGAAGAAATGCAAAAAACGATGTCCTGTGTGGGCAAAATTTTGGGTTGGATTATTACCACCGTGAGCTTTGCCGCAGCGATATTTACCGGCGGGGCATCGCTGGCAATTGCAGCAGTTGGGCTGGCCCTTGCTCTGGCTGATGAAATTCACCAGGCGGTGACGGGAGTGTCATTTATGCAGCAGGCTATGCAGCCAATATTAGAAAAAGTTGTTTTGCCCTTAATGAATTTTATCGCGCAACAAATCAGTCTGGTGCTTGTTAAGGTCGGTGTAGATAAGGAAATAGCCGATCGCGTGGGGCAGATAATGGGTGCCATTTATGCCGCCGCCGCCATGATCGCAGCAATGGTTGTTGCTGGAGCCGTTGTCGGTAAAGTGGCGGCTGTAGTGGGAAGAAAAATGATGAACAATATTGTGGGTCAGACAGTAAAACGCATGATGCAAAATATCAGTAAGAAATTGATGTCATCGTTAAATAATAGTTCAACCAAATTTGCACAGTCTCTAAACAGGGTGAACAGAGCAATAAACGTTATGTCATTTGCTAATGAGGGAATTTCTGTTGGATTGAATATAAGCACCAGCATTATGATGGTCGATGCCGAAAAAATTAAGGCGGCTTTAATCAAACTCATGACCATGCAGGAAATTCTGGACAAATTTCTAGAGAATATTATTGATACATTTTCTAAGAAAATAGAGTTATTAAATAAAACCTTTGAAAACTTAACTGATACGCTTAAACAACAGGCGAAAACAGGGAAGTTTATTGCCAATAGAATAGGTATAGTAGCGGTTTAA
- a CDS encoding IS481 family transposase, with protein MLHTNNPIIKHKAGLLNLDEELGNVSKACKIMGVSRDTFYRYQELAEEGGIDALVNQSRRVPNLKNRADEATERAVVEYAAEFPAHGQHRTSNELRKKGVFISGSGVRSIWQRHDLENFRKRLKALEEKVAKEGIVLTDAQIAALEKKAHDDEASGEIETAHPGYLGSQDTFYVGNLKGVGRIYQQTFVDTYSKVAHCKLYTSKTPITAADLLNDRVLPFYEAQGLPMLRILTDRGTEYCGKVEQHDYQLYLAINDIDHTKTKAMSPQTNGICERFHKTILQDFYQVTFRKKLYGDLESLQADLDNWLWHYNNERTHQGKMCCGRTPMATLLDGKRVWAEKNLNQI; from the coding sequence ATGCTTCATACTAACAATCCCATCATCAAACACAAAGCCGGTTTACTCAATCTGGACGAAGAGCTCGGTAACGTATCAAAAGCCTGTAAGATCATGGGCGTGTCGCGAGACACGTTTTACCGTTATCAGGAACTGGCTGAAGAAGGCGGTATTGATGCGCTGGTTAATCAAAGTCGTAGGGTACCCAACCTGAAGAACCGCGCCGATGAGGCCACGGAACGTGCGGTTGTTGAGTACGCCGCTGAGTTCCCGGCTCATGGTCAGCATCGGACTAGCAATGAACTTCGTAAAAAAGGCGTGTTTATCTCCGGCAGCGGCGTGCGCTCCATCTGGCAACGACACGACCTGGAGAACTTCCGTAAACGCCTGAAGGCGCTTGAGGAGAAAGTCGCTAAAGAAGGCATTGTGCTTACCGATGCCCAAATCGCAGCGCTGGAGAAAAAGGCGCATGATGATGAGGCCAGCGGCGAAATCGAGACGGCACATCCGGGTTATCTGGGCTCGCAGGACACCTTCTACGTTGGCAATCTGAAAGGTGTTGGCCGTATCTACCAGCAGACGTTTGTGGATACGTACTCAAAAGTGGCACACTGCAAGCTGTATACAAGTAAAACGCCGATCACCGCCGCCGACCTGCTCAATGATCGCGTATTGCCGTTCTACGAGGCTCAGGGACTGCCGATGCTGAGAATACTGACCGACAGGGGTACGGAGTACTGTGGTAAAGTGGAGCAGCATGATTATCAGCTTTATCTGGCCATCAACGATATCGACCATACGAAAACGAAGGCGATGTCTCCACAGACGAACGGTATCTGCGAGCGCTTCCATAAAACCATTTTGCAGGATTTTTATCAGGTTACGTTCCGCAAGAAGTTATATGGAGACCTGGAAAGCCTGCAGGCAGATCTGGACAACTGGTTGTGGCATTACAATAATGAGCGAACTCATCAGGGTAAAATGTGCTGCGGGCGTACGCCAATGGCAACTTTACTTGATGGTAAACGGGTCTGGGCAGAAAAAAATCTGAACCAGATTTAA
- a CDS encoding EscU/YscU/HrcU family type III secretion system export apparatus switch protein: protein MAEKTEKPTEKKKRTSAKKGQTFKSKDLITTVTLITGIYFLPELIDFRRFIELYTFISLYDKDMNVNSYMFLLFRIFIAMALPFIVVCCLAGYITTLLQTRFVIATEAIKLNFQALNPVKGFKKIFSMRTVKEFIKSILYLVVFLCTSYLLIRGDLRLALSAYNATLPQMIGIWTGLIIKAVILFIVCSIIVLVIDFIVEYFLHFKDLKMDKHEVKQEYKESDGNPEIKGARRQFHQEILSGENMAAIRNSAVVMANPTHIAVAIYFNPEMASLPFIALRVSNMKAQAAIAYAEKIGVPVVRYVPLARKLYRTYRQYSFISIDDDVLMEVMDVLIWLRQVEMSGVPSVQDRGEEPEKGSDSQP, encoded by the coding sequence ATGGCAGAGAAAACAGAAAAACCAACAGAGAAGAAAAAAAGAACATCGGCAAAAAAAGGTCAAACTTTTAAGAGTAAAGATCTTATCACGACGGTTACGTTAATCACTGGAATTTATTTTCTACCAGAACTGATTGATTTTCGTCGTTTTATTGAGCTTTATACATTCATATCTTTATATGATAAAGATATGAATGTAAATTCTTACATGTTTTTATTGTTCCGTATATTTATTGCCATGGCTTTACCTTTTATTGTGGTATGCTGCCTTGCTGGCTACATAACAACGTTACTGCAAACGCGTTTTGTCATTGCTACTGAGGCAATAAAACTTAATTTTCAAGCTTTAAATCCTGTGAAGGGATTTAAAAAAATTTTCAGCATGCGGACGGTAAAAGAGTTTATCAAATCTATTCTGTATCTGGTTGTTTTTTTATGCACCAGCTATTTACTGATTAGGGGTGACTTGCGGCTGGCACTCTCAGCCTATAATGCAACCTTGCCTCAAATGATCGGCATCTGGACCGGATTGATAATTAAAGCCGTAATATTATTTATTGTATGTTCGATTATTGTTCTTGTTATTGATTTTATTGTGGAGTACTTCCTCCATTTTAAAGATCTTAAAATGGATAAACATGAAGTTAAACAAGAGTATAAAGAAAGCGATGGCAATCCTGAGATAAAAGGTGCCAGGAGGCAATTTCATCAAGAAATTCTTTCCGGCGAAAATATGGCGGCAATCAGAAATTCAGCGGTTGTCATGGCGAATCCCACACATATTGCGGTTGCTATCTATTTCAACCCTGAAATGGCCTCTCTGCCTTTCATTGCCCTTCGCGTCAGTAATATGAAGGCACAGGCGGCAATTGCTTATGCGGAGAAAATTGGCGTACCGGTTGTCCGCTATGTCCCACTGGCCCGCAAACTTTACCGAACATATCGACAGTACAGTTTTATTTCAATTGATGATGATGTGCTTATGGAGGTGATGGATGTGCTTATCTGGCTGCGTCAGGTCGAAATGTCAGGCGTGCCTTCAGTACAGGACAGGGGGGAAGAGCCGGAGAAAGGTTCCGACTCACAACCATGA
- a CDS encoding SDR family oxidoreductase, with the protein MDEQMIKQSNAHLHTLFPMHRSGTADKIARTAVFLVLGDSSYVTGSELCVDGGRAQVEFSSFARFVDKPHLKSFQRGFIK; encoded by the coding sequence ATGGACGAACAAATGATTAAGCAGTCTAATGCCCATTTACATACCTTGTTCCCTATGCATCGCAGTGGTACTGCGGATAAAATTGCCAGGACAGCTGTTTTCCTGGTTTTGGGCGATTCTTCATATGTTACTGGCTCAGAACTGTGTGTTGATGGGGGACGGGCCCAAGTTGAGTTTTCCTCCTTCGCACGCTTCGTTGATAAACCTCACCTCAAATCATTTCAAAGGGGCTTCATAAAATGA
- a CDS encoding IpaD/SipD/SspD family type III secretion system needle tip protein encodes MTELNNSVKIKMPNIFAMQTGEDKTMLSSSTEQAHAAKRTQTDNNYDTVKPDLNPSWVVKFFLAMAPAEKKGNYTFSDTHEKMQKLDFLLSEIDIKNDSIPEKKIDEKLENIARAYQCATSSGVDASELITNQENIFSSFVDSIDELKNTVRDQSLTVEKDFSHIKSELLQARSNNSHAELADGISNIIDSIKENYLDQYTYLMKLDTDLYQAYNEIILAASAQAVSGGSDGNEVRFNGPVMLAAYEKFQKKIEALERDLGHVNGWDTMDAAARENAKTLLAPAFNVDDAGKITFNLGQYDSSPKYPNGITFTPAFSTLWPASASSKNIPTTSYQAWLAAFNSVGTALQSNMQAFSQRYSQAVSTFNNLSGLMVNNVSTLADSIKEFLRNLS; translated from the coding sequence ATGACCGAGTTAAATAATAGTGTAAAGATTAAAATGCCGAATATTTTTGCAATGCAAACGGGTGAGGATAAAACAATGCTATCCAGTTCCACAGAGCAAGCCCACGCAGCAAAAAGAACACAAACTGATAATAATTATGACACTGTGAAACCTGATCTAAACCCATCCTGGGTGGTGAAGTTTTTTCTGGCGATGGCACCTGCTGAAAAAAAAGGAAACTATACTTTTTCAGATACTCATGAAAAGATGCAAAAATTGGATTTTCTCCTGTCTGAAATTGATATAAAAAATGACAGCATCCCAGAAAAAAAAATTGACGAAAAGTTAGAAAATATTGCCAGGGCCTATCAGTGTGCCACATCTTCAGGTGTGGATGCTTCAGAGCTGATAACGAACCAGGAAAACATTTTTAGCTCCTTTGTCGATTCAATTGATGAGCTAAAAAATACCGTTCGCGATCAATCTTTAACAGTTGAAAAAGATTTTTCACACATAAAGTCAGAACTTCTGCAGGCACGTAGCAATAATAGCCATGCAGAATTAGCTGACGGTATTTCCAATATAATAGACAGTATTAAAGAAAACTACCTCGATCAGTATACCTACTTGATGAAGCTTGACACCGATCTTTATCAGGCCTATAACGAGATAATTCTTGCTGCTTCTGCTCAGGCAGTTAGCGGAGGAAGTGATGGCAACGAAGTCCGGTTCAATGGCCCAGTAATGCTAGCGGCTTATGAAAAATTCCAAAAAAAAATTGAAGCGCTGGAACGAGATCTGGGTCACGTCAATGGTTGGGATACAATGGATGCGGCCGCAAGAGAAAATGCGAAAACGTTATTGGCACCCGCCTTTAACGTCGATGATGCGGGGAAAATAACTTTTAATCTCGGTCAATACGATAGTTCGCCAAAGTATCCAAATGGAATAACCTTTACTCCAGCCTTCTCAACCTTATGGCCTGCAAGTGCATCGAGTAAAAATATACCCACGACTTCCTATCAGGCCTGGCTGGCTGCTTTTAATTCTGTTGGTACGGCCCTACAAAGTAATATGCAGGCTTTTTCACAGCGCTACAGTCAGGCTGTTAGCACATTTAATAATCTGTCTGGCTTAATGGTTAATAATGTTAGTACTTTAGCTGATAGTATCAAGGAATTTTTGAGGAATTTGTCTTGA
- a CDS encoding YagU family protein, with protein sequence MKIWNSINIRVLLWATFIGGVISSLVKSGSEPNMPPRVAGEMSPPALNIDAWLGGLGINSHSLDYVYQQATVPGAVMLYHWLFSFIFAFVYVFLSAWMPKIRLWYGAFYGILITVVMHGVLIPALRFRNPIYAHGETGWLWNLNGYELWSELIGHICWSVSIEISLIAILAIYAKKITGNWTN encoded by the coding sequence ATGAAAATCTGGAACAGTATTAATATCCGCGTACTGCTGTGGGCAACGTTCATTGGCGGTGTCATTAGTTCTTTGGTCAAATCTGGATCGGAACCTAATATGCCCCCACGCGTCGCGGGTGAAATGTCACCGCCTGCGCTAAATATCGATGCCTGGCTGGGTGGCCTTGGGATTAATTCTCATTCACTGGATTATGTTTATCAGCAAGCCACCGTACCTGGTGCGGTCATGCTTTATCACTGGTTATTCAGTTTTATCTTTGCCTTTGTCTATGTTTTTCTGTCCGCATGGATGCCAAAAATCAGGCTCTGGTATGGCGCTTTTTACGGCATCCTTATTACGGTTGTTATGCATGGTGTATTGATTCCCGCGCTGAGATTCAGGAATCCGATATACGCTCACGGTGAAACAGGATGGTTATGGAATCTGAATGGCTATGAGTTATGGAGTGAACTGATAGGACATATTTGCTGGTCAGTTTCGATCGAAATTAGTCTTATTGCTATTCTTGCTATCTACGCGAAGAAAATCACCGGCAACTGGACGAACTAG